The sequence GAGATCGCCGTTGCGGTCGAAATCTCCCCAAGAGCCGGAAAAGACCACAGATCCCACATCCAGAAGATACAGCCGGTCCGTCGTCTCGCGGGCGAAGTCGATGTTCTGCTCGGTCACGATCAGGGACCGCCCCTCCGCCTTGCGGATCGCGTTGATGGTATCGGCCAGTTCATCCACGATCACGGGGGCAAGCCCCTCTGCCGGTTCATCCAGCATCAGCAGGCGTGGCCGCGCGATCAGCCCGCGTGCGATGGCGACCATCTGCTGCTGCCCGCCCGACAACTGGAAGCCCAGCCGGGACAGCAGCGGCCCCACCATCGGCAGAAGGTCCACCACCTCGTCCAGCGTGTAGGGTTTGCGACCGTCACGCGCGGCGAAAGCGCCCATCTCGATGTTCTGGGCCACGGTGAGCATGGGAAAGATGCGCCGGTCCTCGGGCACCAGCGCCATGCCCATCCGCGACCGGGCAAAGGCCGGCTGCGCGCCCAGCGGGGTCTCGGCAAAGCGGATGCTGCCCTCGGTCCGGGGATCGGCGTTCAGCAGCGACTTGAGACAGGTGCTCTTGCCCGCGCCGTTGCGTCCCAGCAGGGCGATGCTCTCGCCCGCCGCGAGGTCGAGGTCGATCCCGTGGAGGATGTGGCTCTCGCCGTAGAAGGCGTTCAGATTGCGCACTTCAAGCATGGGCATTCCGTCCCAGGTAGATTTCCCGCACCATCGGATTACGGCGCACTTCCTCCGGCGTGCCGGACACGACAAGTTCGCCGTAGTTGAGTACCGACAACCGGGTGCCGAGCTGGAACACGACGCCCATGTCGTGTTCTGTCAGGATCAGGCTGATGCCGTTTTCCCGGATGATCCGGTCGATCAGCTTTACCGCGGCGGTGCGGTCGGTCGGCGACATGCCGGCGGTGGGTTCGTCCAGCATGAGGATGCGGGGCCGCAGCGCGAGGCTCATCGCCAGTTCAAGCCGCTTGCGGTCGCCGTGGCTGATGGCCGAGGCGGGCGTATCGCGCAGGTTGGCAAGCCCCAGTTCGTCCAGCATCCGCGTCGCTTCCCCGATGACCTCGGGCGTGGCCGAGATGCGCCAGAACCCCGGCTTGCGCCCTTCGAAGGACTGCCGCGCCTCCACCGCGACCGCGACATTGTCGAGCGCGGTCATCTCGTGGAACACCCGCGCCACCTGAAAGGACCGACCGACACCGCGCCGCACGCGCTGGTAGCCCGCCGTCCGGCTGATGTCGTCTCCCTCCATCACGATCCGGCCCGCCGTCGGGCGCAATTCACCCGAAAGCACCTTGAACAGCGTGGTCTTGCCCGCGCCGTTGGGGCCGATGATCACGTGCCGCTCGCCTTCCTCCAGCGTGAGGGAAACGTCCTTGAGCACCTTGATCTGCCCGTAGTCGAGGTGGATCCTCTCGGCGGACAGGAACGGTCCCGTCATGGCTTTTCCTCCTGTCGGCTGCGCGTCGCGGCGGCCCTGCCCCCCAGATAGATCGTGCGCAGCAGGCCGAGGACGCCGCCCGGCACCGCCAGCACGACCGCGAGCAGCAGGCCGCCGACCATCAGGTCGGAAATGCCGACCAGCGCGCGCGTGTTGTATTCCAGCAGGCTGAACAGGATCGCGCCGACCACGGGGCCAAAGAAGAACGCGGTGCCGCCCAGCAGGGCAAAGAGCAGCGGCTTGGTGGACTGGCTCCAGTGGGCGAGATCCGGGGTCACGATCTGCGCCCAAGGCGCGAACAGCGCGCCCGCCAGTGCCGTCGCCGCCCCCGAGAGGACAAGCGCCTGCAACCGCTTGGTGTTCACGTCCGTGCCCAGGAAGTCCGCGCGCATCGCGTCGGACTTGACGGTTTGCATGGCCCGGCCGAAGCGGTTGGACCACAGCACCCAGAGCACCGAAATCAGCAGGGCGCAGAACACGATGATGAAGCAGTAGTAGGCGTCCCCCTCGCCGAGGTCGATGGCGAACACGCCGAAGTCGAGACTGGGTCGGAAGACCCCGACCATCCCGTCATTGCGCCCCAGAAAGCTCATCTTGGTAATCAGGACATGGATCAGCTCGCCCACCGCCAGCGTGATGACGGCAAAGTAGACCCCGCTGGACCGGCGCAGCGCGAGCAGGCCGGTGACAAGCGCCAGCAATGCCCCCGCAAGCCCGCTGAGCGCGATCATCAGCAGGAAAGGAACCTGCGGGAAGGTCGTGATCATGTAGCCGGTCGCATAGGCGCCTGTCGCAAAGAACATGGCATTGCCGAAAGACAGGATGCCCGCCTTCTGGAAGGCGATGTTGAAGGCGATGCCGAAGACCATGTTGATCGCCACGACACCGCCCAGAAATACGATCCCGCGGTTGGCGACGTGCGGCAGGACGAAGCCGCCGAGGACG is a genomic window of Sulfitobacter alexandrii containing:
- a CDS encoding ABC transporter ATP-binding protein codes for the protein MLEVRNLNAFYGESHILHGIDLDLAAGESIALLGRNGAGKSTCLKSLLNADPRTEGSIRFAETPLGAQPAFARSRMGMALVPEDRRIFPMLTVAQNIEMGAFAARDGRKPYTLDEVVDLLPMVGPLLSRLGFQLSGGQQQMVAIARGLIARPRLLMLDEPAEGLAPVIVDELADTINAIRKAEGRSLIVTEQNIDFARETTDRLYLLDVGSVVFSGSWGDFDRNGDLVDRYLVL
- a CDS encoding branched-chain amino acid ABC transporter permease — protein: MSITRINPAQFFAIMAVLVLGGFVLPHVANRGIVFLGGVVAINMVFGIAFNIAFQKAGILSFGNAMFFATGAYATGYMITTFPQVPFLLMIALSGLAGALLALVTGLLALRRSSGVYFAVITLAVGELIHVLITKMSFLGRNDGMVGVFRPSLDFGVFAIDLGEGDAYYCFIIVFCALLISVLWVLWSNRFGRAMQTVKSDAMRADFLGTDVNTKRLQALVLSGAATALAGALFAPWAQIVTPDLAHWSQSTKPLLFALLGGTAFFFGPVVGAILFSLLEYNTRALVGISDLMVGGLLLAVVLAVPGGVLGLLRTIYLGGRAAATRSRQEEKP